The Halalkalibacter krulwichiae genome has a segment encoding these proteins:
- the purH gene encoding bifunctional phosphoribosylaminoimidazolecarboxamide formyltransferase/IMP cyclohydrolase has protein sequence MSKKRALVSVSDKTGIVEFVQELVNLGFEVVSTGGTKNALQAAGVPVIGISEVTGFPEILDGRVKTLHPNIHSGLLAMREREEHQQQLTEHNITPIDLVVVNLYPFKETIAKPDCTFEDAIENIDIGGPSMLRAAAKNHQHVTVVVDPADYETVVSEFSNAQAVSIETKRRLAAKVFRHTAAYDALIAEYLTEAVGEEEPETFTVTYERKQGLRYGENPHQKATFYKKPLADQSSIASAIQLHGKELSYNNIHDADAALAIVKEFEEPAVVAVKHMNPCGVGTGTTIEEAYGRAYEADSVSIFGGIVAANREIDEATALKMKEIFLEIIIAPSFTQEALDVLTAKKNLRLLTVPMDKQEQPEAMLTSIHGGLLVQDEDHYGLENAELSIPTDRKPTEEEWEALKLAWKVVKHVKSNAIVLTNGQMTVGVGAGQMNRVGAADIAITQASKRIEGAVMGSDAFFPMGDTVELAGKAGVTAIIQPGGSIRDEESIEMANKYGIAMVMTGVRHFKH, from the coding sequence ATGAGCAAAAAGCGAGCATTAGTTAGTGTTTCAGATAAAACAGGAATTGTCGAGTTTGTCCAAGAGTTAGTGAATCTCGGTTTTGAAGTTGTTTCTACTGGCGGAACAAAGAATGCATTACAAGCAGCCGGTGTCCCTGTTATTGGGATTTCTGAGGTAACAGGTTTTCCTGAAATTTTAGATGGTCGTGTGAAAACACTGCACCCTAATATTCATAGTGGTTTACTTGCAATGAGAGAACGTGAAGAACATCAACAGCAGCTTACAGAACATAATATTACGCCAATTGATTTAGTAGTGGTGAACTTATACCCGTTCAAAGAGACCATCGCTAAACCAGATTGTACATTTGAAGACGCGATCGAAAATATTGATATCGGTGGACCGAGCATGTTGCGTGCCGCTGCTAAAAATCATCAGCATGTAACAGTAGTGGTCGATCCAGCTGATTATGAGACAGTAGTATCAGAGTTTTCAAATGCACAAGCTGTTTCAATCGAAACGAAGCGTCGTTTAGCTGCGAAAGTATTTAGACATACAGCGGCTTATGATGCGTTAATCGCAGAGTATTTAACTGAGGCTGTTGGAGAAGAGGAACCTGAAACATTTACGGTGACGTATGAGCGCAAACAGGGCTTACGTTACGGAGAAAATCCTCATCAGAAAGCAACGTTTTATAAGAAGCCGCTAGCAGATCAAAGTTCGATTGCAAGTGCGATTCAACTACATGGTAAAGAACTTTCTTACAATAATATTCATGATGCAGATGCAGCTCTTGCCATTGTAAAAGAATTTGAAGAGCCAGCAGTTGTAGCAGTGAAGCATATGAATCCATGTGGAGTAGGGACAGGTACAACGATTGAAGAAGCATATGGTCGTGCATATGAAGCCGACTCTGTTTCAATATTTGGAGGGATTGTTGCAGCGAACCGTGAAATTGATGAAGCTACGGCACTTAAAATGAAAGAGATTTTCTTAGAAATCATCATTGCTCCTTCATTTACACAAGAAGCATTAGATGTACTAACAGCTAAGAAAAACCTTCGTCTATTAACGGTTCCAATGGACAAACAAGAGCAGCCTGAAGCGATGTTGACATCGATTCATGGAGGTCTTCTAGTTCAGGATGAGGATCATTATGGGTTAGAGAATGCGGAACTTTCTATCCCAACGGACCGCAAGCCGACTGAAGAAGAATGGGAAGCATTAAAGCTGGCATGGAAAGTAGTCAAACACGTGAAATCAAATGCGATCGTTTTGACAAATGGTCAAATGACAGTTGGTGTTGGAGCTGGTCAAATGAACCGTGTAGGTGCTGCTGATATTGCAATCACACAAGCGAGTAAACGTATTGAGGGTGCGGTCATGGGTTCTGATGCCTTTTTCCCAATGGGAGATACGGTTGAACTAGCAGGAAAAGCAGGTGTAACAGCGATTATTCAGCCAGGTGGTTCAATTCGTGATGAAGAGTCTATTGAGATGGCTAATAAATATGGAATTGCAATGGTCATGACAGGAGTCAGACACTTTAAACATTAA
- a CDS encoding YgaP family membrane protein: MKPNIGRVDALCRITMGFTILACSTAKLVRKPDQGMLLLYAMCGGMKVAEGITRFCPLVYAAEQNMVSFQDPSHEKTSHEETSQN; the protein is encoded by the coding sequence ATGAAACCAAATATTGGTCGTGTTGATGCATTATGCCGAATTACAATGGGATTCACCATCCTTGCTTGTTCTACCGCAAAGCTTGTTCGAAAGCCTGACCAAGGAATGTTGCTTCTATATGCTATGTGTGGCGGTATGAAAGTAGCAGAAGGCATTACACGCTTCTGTCCTCTTGTTTACGCAGCAGAGCAAAACATGGTTTCATTTCAAGATCCTTCTCATGAAAAAACAAGTCATGAAGAAACTTCCCAAAATTAA
- the purD gene encoding phosphoribosylamine--glycine ligase, translating into MKVLIIGSGGREHAIAWKIAQSKQVTQVFVAPGNDGMTDVATLVNIAETNFDELVAFAKEEEIGLTVVGPEVPLLGGVVDRFQEEGLRIFGPNKAAAMLEGSKSFAKSIMKKYNIPTGSYETFTDYEQAVAYVKDQGAPIVIKADGLAAGKGVVVAMTEEEAITALSSMLNDQAFGKASEQVVIEEYLEGEELSLMAFVREDTVIPMIGAQDHKRALDGDQGPNTGGMGAYSPVPQFSEADVLEAVEKVLQPTANALIKEGTPFTGILYAGLMMTTAGPKVIEFNVRFGDPETQVVLPRLKTDLVDVYTALLDGETPELEWDEEEVVGIVVASEGYPGMYQKGTVIKGLHQLDKDILVFHAGTKKVNDEWTTNGGRVLLLATKKSSLHEAQKRVYSELEKVSKEGLYYRTDIGNKAIARVSSS; encoded by the coding sequence ATGAAAGTTCTCATTATTGGAAGCGGTGGGCGTGAGCATGCAATCGCCTGGAAAATTGCTCAAAGTAAGCAGGTAACACAAGTTTTTGTTGCACCTGGAAATGATGGAATGACTGATGTAGCAACTCTTGTGAACATTGCTGAAACAAACTTTGACGAACTTGTGGCTTTTGCTAAAGAGGAAGAGATTGGCTTGACGGTAGTAGGCCCAGAGGTTCCATTATTAGGTGGAGTGGTAGATCGCTTTCAAGAAGAAGGCTTACGTATTTTTGGACCGAATAAAGCAGCAGCAATGCTTGAAGGAAGTAAGTCCTTTGCCAAATCGATCATGAAAAAGTATAACATCCCAACTGGAAGTTACGAGACTTTTACAGATTATGAACAGGCAGTAGCTTATGTAAAAGATCAAGGTGCTCCTATTGTTATTAAAGCAGATGGCTTAGCTGCTGGAAAAGGTGTCGTAGTAGCAATGACGGAAGAAGAAGCTATTACTGCTTTGTCTTCAATGTTAAATGATCAAGCCTTTGGAAAGGCAAGTGAACAAGTTGTGATTGAGGAATACCTTGAAGGGGAAGAGCTATCATTAATGGCATTTGTCCGTGAAGATACAGTAATTCCTATGATTGGAGCACAAGATCATAAGCGAGCGTTAGATGGAGATCAAGGCCCTAACACTGGTGGTATGGGAGCTTATTCTCCAGTACCTCAGTTTTCTGAAGCCGATGTTCTAGAGGCGGTAGAAAAAGTATTACAACCTACGGCAAATGCTCTTATAAAAGAAGGAACTCCGTTTACAGGAATTTTATATGCGGGGTTAATGATGACAACAGCAGGTCCAAAGGTAATTGAATTTAACGTTCGATTTGGTGATCCAGAGACGCAAGTTGTACTTCCAAGATTAAAAACAGACCTAGTTGATGTCTATACAGCTTTACTTGACGGCGAGACTCCTGAATTAGAATGGGATGAAGAAGAAGTGGTTGGAATTGTTGTTGCAAGTGAAGGTTATCCTGGTATGTATCAAAAAGGTACGGTTATTAAAGGACTTCATCAGTTAGATAAGGACATTCTTGTTTTTCATGCTGGAACGAAAAAGGTCAACGATGAATGGACTACGAACGGTGGACGAGTATTACTACTTGCAACAAAAAAAAGCTCACTTCATGAGGCACAAAAACGTGTCTATAGCGAGCTTGAGAAAGTAAGCAAAGAAGGCTTATATTATAGAACAGACATAGGAAATAAAGCTATCGCGCGCGTTTCTTCTTCATGA
- a CDS encoding EYxxD motif small membrane protein has protein sequence MFNIQEYATDSLFIYAMVIGSIIALLYLFMKKKRAR, from the coding sequence ATGTTTAATATTCAAGAGTATGCAACAGATAGTCTGTTTATTTACGCCATGGTCATTGGAAGTATTATTGCCTTACTTTATCTTTTCATGAAGAAGAAACGCGCGCGATAG
- a CDS encoding adenine deaminase C-terminal domain-containing protein, with product MTERLYRWTKQRLRQQLAVVQGEKAPSLVLKNANYLNFARRKWLTANIWIAGDRIVYVGKDMPANTNNTEVVDCNNKRVVPGYIEHHAHPFQLYNPHSFAKYASARGTTTLINDNMMFFLHLEKKKALSLIEELDKLPTSMFWWARYDPQTELRDEEPLSNSKMKEWLEHPLVVQGGELTAWPKVLNGDDSTLHWMQETTRLRKPIEGHLPGASERTLAQMALLGVTCDHEAITGEEVVRRLDLGYTTSLRHSSIRPDLPKLFKEIQELGVDYFERCLLTTDGSPPSFYEQGVMDNLIRIALDSGIDTIDAYAMASYNAAKYYQLDHKLGMIAPGRIAHLNILDDINNPTPTSVIAKGQWILRNGRECNYSNEFPWEKYGINSYEIDWDLHEDELHFSMPMGIEMVNSVILKPYQIPIEGTTHVLSTEHDESFFVMIDKHGEWHIATMIKGFATHVSGFASSFTNTGDIILIGKNVSDMVAAFQALKEQRGGMTLVEEGEVIGRIELELLGILSSKTMEGVMEDEKNFVSLLRERGYKHEDPIYSLLFFSSTHLPYIRVTQRGIYDVKKKTVLFPAIMR from the coding sequence ATGACTGAGAGACTTTACCGCTGGACCAAACAACGTTTACGACAGCAACTAGCTGTTGTTCAAGGAGAGAAAGCTCCTTCACTTGTCCTCAAAAACGCCAATTATTTAAACTTTGCAAGGCGTAAGTGGCTAACAGCAAACATTTGGATTGCGGGAGACCGCATCGTTTACGTAGGAAAAGATATGCCCGCTAATACAAACAATACAGAAGTTGTAGATTGTAACAATAAACGAGTTGTACCAGGATATATTGAGCACCATGCTCACCCTTTCCAACTTTATAATCCCCATAGTTTTGCTAAATATGCATCAGCGAGAGGGACGACAACTCTTATTAACGATAATATGATGTTCTTTTTACACCTCGAAAAAAAGAAAGCGCTTTCTTTGATTGAGGAGTTGGATAAATTGCCAACCTCAATGTTTTGGTGGGCTCGATATGATCCTCAAACTGAGTTAAGGGATGAAGAACCATTATCGAACTCAAAAATGAAGGAGTGGTTAGAGCATCCACTTGTTGTTCAAGGAGGAGAATTGACGGCTTGGCCTAAAGTTTTAAATGGAGATGATTCAACTCTACACTGGATGCAAGAAACAACAAGGCTACGTAAACCAATAGAAGGGCATTTACCGGGCGCCTCGGAGCGGACACTCGCTCAAATGGCTTTGCTAGGTGTAACTTGTGACCACGAGGCTATAACTGGAGAAGAAGTGGTAAGAAGATTAGATTTAGGGTATACAACTTCGTTAAGACATTCATCCATACGCCCTGATCTGCCAAAGTTATTTAAGGAAATTCAAGAACTTGGTGTTGATTATTTTGAGAGATGCCTACTGACTACAGATGGTTCACCACCTTCGTTTTACGAACAAGGAGTAATGGACAACTTAATCAGAATTGCCTTGGATAGTGGTATAGATACGATCGATGCTTATGCAATGGCTAGTTACAATGCAGCCAAATATTATCAACTTGACCATAAATTAGGGATGATTGCGCCAGGGCGTATTGCTCATTTGAATATTTTAGATGACATCAATAACCCTACTCCTACTTCTGTAATTGCTAAAGGTCAATGGATTCTTCGTAATGGAAGAGAATGCAATTATAGTAATGAGTTTCCTTGGGAGAAGTATGGAATAAATTCCTATGAAATTGACTGGGACTTACATGAAGATGAACTTCATTTTTCAATGCCGATGGGAATTGAGATGGTTAATTCTGTAATACTCAAGCCTTATCAAATTCCTATAGAAGGAACAACCCACGTATTAAGTACAGAACATGATGAAAGTTTCTTTGTGATGATTGATAAACATGGAGAGTGGCATATTGCAACCATGATTAAAGGGTTTGCGACCCATGTTTCAGGTTTTGCAAGTTCATTCACAAATACAGGGGACATTATTTTAATAGGGAAAAATGTCTCAGATATGGTGGCAGCCTTTCAAGCATTGAAAGAACAACGTGGAGGTATGACACTCGTTGAGGAAGGTGAAGTCATTGGACGTATTGAGTTGGAGTTATTAGGAATCTTATCATCCAAGACGATGGAAGGTGTAATGGAGGATGAGAAAAATTTCGTCTCGTTATTGAGAGAACGTGGGTATAAGCATGAGGATCCAATTTATAGCTTATTGTTTTTCTCCTCGACTCATTTGCCCTATATTCGAGTTACTCAGCGGGGAATTTATGATGTGAAAAAGAAAACTGTACTCTTTCCTGCTATTATGCGTTAA